CTCCTCGAGGTGGTCGAGGACTTTCACGGGCGGGCTCCACCGACGAACGGGCCGGTCGCGAAACCACGCGCCGGCCCTGCGGGCAAGGCCCCGGGAAGCGACGATGAGGAATCGCGTCCCGGGAAGGATTACCGGATCGGGTTGGGGAAAACCGACCTACTGCTTGGAAACGGCGTAAATCGACTCGATCAGATCCTTGCCGACGCGGCCTTCCATCTCCTTGTGAACGGGCAGCAGGGCGTCTTGCCAGGCCTTCAGTTCATCCTCGGAGGGCATGTGGAATTCGGTCTTGCCCGAAGCCTTCATCGCCGCGAGCGAATCGTCGTTTTCCTGCTGGGCGATGGCATTGGCGAACTTGGTGGAGTCCGCCATCGCCGTTTCCAGCGGTGCGCGGATATCGGCGGGCAGGCCTTCCCAGAACTTCTTGTTCACGATGACCGCATAGCCCAGATAGCCGTGATTGGTCAGCGTGGCATGCTTCTGCACTTCGTGCATCTTCTGGGTATACATGTTCGACGGCGGGTTTTCGGTGCCGTCGACAACGCCGGTCTGCAGGGCCTGATAGACTTCCGAGAAGGCCATCACCTGCGGCAGGGCGCCCAGCGCGCGCATTTCGGCATCGAGCACCTTCGATGACTGGATGCGCATCTTCACGCCCTTGAGGTCGTCGGGCTTGAGCAGCGGCTTGTTGGCGCTGAAAATCTTGAAGCCGTTATCCCAATAGGCCAAGCCTTTGATGCCGCGGCCTTCCAGCTTCTTGAGCAGCGAGGCGCCGATCGGCCCGTCGGTGACGGCGCGCAGCACGTCCTTGGTCGGGAAGATGTAGGGCAGGTCGAAAACCTCGAATTCCTTGACGCCCAGCGGCCCGAATTTGGCCAGGGACGGCGCCAGCATCTGCACGGCGCCAAGCTGGAGGGCTTCGAGTTCCTCTTTGTCCTTGTAAAGCTGCGAGTTGGGATAGACCTCGACCTTGACGCGGCCGGCCGTGCCTTCCTCGGCCAGCTTCTTGAACATCTCGGCGGCCTTGCCCTTGGGGGTATCGGGCGCCACGACATGGCTGAATTTAATGACGATCGGTTCATCGGCGGCCTGAGCGCCCCCGGCGATCATCACCCCCCCCAGAATCAGTCCCATAAATACGGAAAGTTTCATAAGTGTCCTCCCGGTACTGAAATTAAGTTTCCAGTACATCATTCTTGACAGCCAGAACCCATCCCATCCCCATGGAATGCCGCAATCAATGATCGCGGGCCTGGTGCGCCGAAGTATAAGGGGAGGGCGCGCCTCTTCTCAAGAACTCAATTATTAGGGGCTAAATCGCCTGGGGGGACGGGCGATGGTCAGCGCAGGCGCGGCCGAATGGAAATATTCAGCAGCAAACCCGCCGAAACCATCACCGCGATCATCACCGTTCCGCCATAGGATACCAAAGGCAGCGGAATGCCGACCACCGGGATCAATCCCATGACCATCGCCAGATTGACGAAGACATACAGAAAGAACGACGAGGCCACGCCAACGGCGCACAGGCGGCCAAAGACGTATTTGGTGCGCGCCGCCACGATGTATCCGTAAATGACGATGGCGCAGCAGGCGCCAAGGATCAGCATGCCGCCGAACATGCCCAGTTCCTCGGCGATGACCACGAAGATGAAATCCGTGTGCTTTTCGGGCAGGAAGCCAAGCTGGCTTTGCGAGCCGTTGAGCAGGCCCTTGCCCCAGATCCCCCCCGACCCCAGGGCGATCTTCGATTGAATGATGTTATAGCCCGCCCCCAAGGGATCGCGCTCGGGGTTGAGGAAGGTCAGAACCCGGGCCTTCTGGTAGTCGTGCATGTGGCTCCACAGCACCGGCAGCGAGACACCGGCGGCGGTGAAGGCGACGACCAGCGTCCATAACGGCAGACCGCCGAGCAGGGCGATGATGCCGCCGGTGGCGGCAAGCAGGATGCTGGTGCCGAGATTGGGCTGCAAGAACACTAGCCCCACCGGCAGCAGGGTCAGGAAGGCGGCGGGCAAGGCGGCCAGCAAGGTGGTGCAGCGGTCGTTGGGCAGGTGGTGGTAATAGCGCGCCAAAGCCACGATCAGCCCGACCTTCATGAACTCCGAGGGCTGAACGGCGACCACCCCCAGGTTCAACCAGCGCTGGGCCCCCATGCCGACATGGCCAAAAACCGCCACGCCGACCAGGGCCAGCAGGAAGAAGCCATAAATGGCATAGGCCGCGTGCATGATCAGCCGCACGTTGACGCAGGCCAAGGCCAGGGCGGCGACGAGACCGATGCCGAAGCGGATCAGATGGCTGTCCGCCCAGGGATCGGCCCGCCCGCCGGCGGCCGAGAACAGGGCCAGGGCCCCCACCAGCGATAGAAAGGCCAGCGCCAGCAGGAACAAGATATCGTGGATGCGCAGCGAGGCTACCACATGCCAGGGCGTAACCAGCGGCTCGTCGAGCAGCTCTTTTTTCGCCACGCGTCTTTACTCCGCTACCCCGCCCCGGAGGGCGGGGCGCTTGATGATGGCGCCGCTCCGTCTAGGAACGGCTGTCTGGTGTTTTGTCCGCCGGCCGCAGCAGCGACACGATGACGCCCAAAGCCAGCAGGGCGAAGGTTACGCCCAGCGAGACCGAAGCCGGCATTTTGCCGATGAACTCGGCATAGAAGATCTTCGATCCGATGAAGATCAGCACCGCCGCCAAGGCGTAGTGCAGGTATACGAAGCGATGGACCATCGCCGCCAGAGCAAAATAGAGGGCGCGCAGGCCGAGGATGGCAAAGATGTTGCTGGTGTAGACGATGAAGGGATCGGTGGTGATGGCGAACACCGCCGGCACGCTGTCCACGGCGAACAGCACGTCGGTGGCTTCGACCACCACCAGGGCCAGGAACAGCGGCGTCGCCCAGGCGACGCTCTTTCCGGTTTCGGGATGGGGGCGACGCACCCAGAAGCGCTCGCCGTCCAGTTCCTCGGTCACCCGCAGATGGCGGCGCAGGAAGCCGATCAGCTTGTTGTCGGCCAGCGACGCCGCGTCATCCTCGTTGCGCGAGACCATCATCTTGACGCCGGTCAGGATCAGGAAGGCGCCGAACAGATAAAGGATCCAGTGGAATTCCGAGATCAGGGCGGCACCCAGGCCAATCATGATGCCACGCAGCACGATGACGCCCAGGATACCCCAGAACAGAACCCGGTGCTGATAGGCGCGGGGAATGGCGAAATAGCTGAAAACCAGCGAAATGACGAAGATGTTGTCTAGCGACAGGCTTTTTTCGACGACATAGCCCGTCAGATAGTCCATCCCAGCGGTTTCACCCAGATACCACCAAACCCAGCCGCCATAGGCCAGGGCGACGGCGATATAGAAAACCGACAGCCGCAGGCTTTGGGCGATCGAAATGTCGTGGGATTTGCGGTTGAGAACGCCGAGGTCGAGAATCAGCAGGACAAGAACGACGGCGATAAAGGCCAGCCATGCCCAGGCGGGTTTCCCCATCACCGGGATGAATAAAAAATCGAGGAGTTCCACGGGGAACCTCCGGGGTCTTCGAGGCGCCGCGTCAGCGCGAAGACGGCGGAAAGGTCCGACATCGCGGTGACCGCCGTCACCGCCAGAGGGGCCCGGACCCGGGTGTGGCGTGATATGGGGGCGCCGTGGTCTTTTCGGCAAGGGAGGCGGCGCGGCTTCTTTTTTGGGCGTTTTTTGGGCGGGGCGGGTGATTGTTCATGAATCATGAACAGTGATGTTCTCCGTTTCCCGGTTCCCCCGGCGCTCCGCAACCCCCACCTTGTTGGGGTACGGCGGCCTGAAGGGGCCTTAAGCCGTGCAGGAACCCAAGACTGGAGATCCGTTCAATGACTGCGATCCGTTCCCGCGCGACCCGCGCCTTCGCCCCGCTCGCCCTGGCCGCCGGCCTTGGGCTGTTCGCCATCCACCCGGCCCTGGCGGCGCCCGAGACCTATAAGGTCGATCCCGCCCACACCCATGTGCTGTTCAAGGTCAGCCATTTCGGCTTCTCCACCTTCGTCGGCAAGTTCAAAACCTTCGAGGGCAGCGTCGTTCTTGACGAGGCCAAGCCCGCTGACAGCAAGGTCGCTTTCACCATCGATTTGGCCGGGGTGTCGACCGATGTCGCCAAGCTCGACGAGCACCTGAAGTCGGCCGATTTCTTCGATGTCGCCAAATTCCCCACCGCCACCTTCAAAAGCACCGCCGTGACCCTGACCGGCGACAAGACCGCCAAGGTCGTTGGCGATCTGACCCTGCATGGCGTGACCAAGCCCGTCACCCTTGATGTCGTCCTCAACAAAATCGGCGCCAATCCGGTGTCCAACGCCCAATCCGCCGGCTTTGGCGCGACGACCACCCTCAAGCGCAGCGATTTCGGCATCACCACCTATTCGCCCAACATCGGCGAGGACGTGGTGATCGAGATCCAGTTGGAAGGCCAGCGGTCCTAAGGTTTCGTTCTTTTAGGAGGATCGGTCATGGCCCTTCCCTTCGGCGACGAGGCCGCGCGCTACGGCGCGGTCAGCCGGATCGCCCATTGGCTTACCGCCCTTGCGGTTATCGCATTGATCGGCCTGGGCTGGGTCATGGCCGACCTGCCTTTGGGTGCCCAAAAGCTCGAGCTTTACGCCCTGCATAAATCGATCGGCGCCCTGGTGCTGATGGTGACCCTGGCCCGCCTGGGCTGGCGCTTGGCGCAACGCGGTCCAAGCGGCCATGCCGAGCATGCGCCCTGGGAACGGGTGATGGCCAAGGCCGCCCATGTCGGCCTTTATGCCGGCCTGCTGGCCATGCCGCTGACCGGTTGGATCGCCAGTTCGGCGGCCAATTTCCCGGTCAGCGTCTTTGGGCTGTTCACCCTGCCCAATCTTGTCGCTCCCGATCAGGCCCTGCGCGAAGCCGCCGCCACGCTTCATGGCGCCCTGGCCTGGGGGGTGGTTGGGCTGATCGTTCTTCACGCCGCCGGGGCGGTGAAACATCACCTGATCGACCGCGACGATACGCTGCGGCGCATGCTTCCCCTCGCCCGCCGCCCTTCCCGATAAGGACTTGCCAGAATGATCCCCCGTTCCGTTTCCCGGCTGTTCGCCCTGGCGCTTTTCGCCTCCCTCGGCGCCCTGCCCAAGCCCGGCTTCGCCGCCGATCCTTGGACCGCCGATGCGGCGGCCAGCCGTCTGACTTTCCAGGGTACCCAGATGGGGGCGGCCTTTGACGGCCGCTTCCAGGCCTTCACCCCGCAGATCACCTTCTCGCCCGATGATCTGGCGGGCAGCGCCGTGGCCGTCACCATCGACATGGCCTCGGCGGTGACCGGCAGCCCCGATCGCGATGGCGAGATCGGCAAGCCGGCGTGGTTCGATGTGGCGGCCCATCCCACCGCTGGCTTCGTCACCACCGCCATCACCCCGGCCGCCGAGGGCAAGGGCTATGTCGGCAAGGCTGATCTGACCATTCGCGGCATCACCAAGGCGGTGGAGGTTCCCTTCACCGTGACCATCGACGGCGCCAAGGCGGTGGCCGAGGGCCAAGTGACCGTCGACCGCACCGATTTCAGCGTCGGCACCGGCGAATGGGCCGGCGACGGCGCCGTCGGGCGCAAGGTGACCATCGCCTTCCACATCGAAGCCACGCGCTGAGGGGTTCTCAGCGCCCGTCCAGGGCGGTGAGAAGCGGCCCGAGGTGGGTCTGGAACCGCCGGCCGCGACCGACGGAGGCGTCGGTGATCGGCTGGCGGACCTGGACCTGGGACAAGGTGGTGACCGCCCGCCCGCCCCGGGTATGGTCAAGGCAGGCCTCGTCCCACTCCAGGCCAAGGTGGGCGACCAGCCGGCGGGCCTCGGCCTCCGGGTCGGCGACCAGGGCCTCGTAATCAACGGCGGTCATGCGCTCATCGCCCAGCACGGCCTGCCAGTGGCCGGTCAGCCGCTCTTGAAGGCGATAGTAGCGCCCGGCCCGCCCCAGATCGGTGGTCCAGGCGTGGCCCTGGCCGAACAGATTGCGAAAGCACGACAGGCAGCAATCGACGGGATCGCGCCGGCACCAGATGATCCTGGCGCCGGGCAGGGCGGCGGCGATCAGCCCCAGATGCAGCCAGTTACCCGGGGTCTTGTTGATGATGCGCCCGGCCCGGGGGGCGAGGCCGCGCAGGCGGTCGCGATAATCCGCCCCCAAAGCCGCTAGCCGCTCGGGATCAAGGCCTTGCGGATCGGCGCTATAGCCGCCCAGGCCGTTGGCGACCACCCTTTCGCCAAACAGCAAGATCTCGCCGGCGCCATGGATCGCCCGGTGGCGGTCAAGGATCTGTTCGACCAGCGTGGTGCCCGAGCGCGGCATGCCGACGATGAACACCGGCAAAGGATCGCCCTCGCCGACCGGCCGCAGCTTGGGCGTCCAGCGTTCCAGGCTGTCGACCATGGCGCTCAGCGCCGGCAGTTCATCGGGCAGGCCCCTGCCCTTCAGGCTGTTGCCCGCCTGATAATGGGCGAAGGCCTCGTCGTCGCGGCCCATGTCCTCCAGCGCCTTGGCGCTGGCGAAATGCAGCTTTACCGCCTCTTCGGCGCTCCTCTCGCCCAGGCTGGGCAGCAGGGCCGCCAGGGCCGGCCAGTCCGGGTCGTCGGGGCGGAAGGTCTTGGCTTTCGACAGCGCGACCAGGGCGGCCAGCGACGTGGGTTGCCGCTTCAAGGCAAGGCGGGCCGTCGCCTCGGCCTCGGCCAGACGGCCGAGGCTGAGCAGCAGATCGGTGCGCAGGCTGAGCGCCTCGGCGTCATTGGGGGCCAGGGCTAGGGCGCGGGCGCTGGGCGCTTCGGCGTCATTGGGGCGCTGGTCAAGCAGCCGGGCTCCGGCCAGGGCAATCCAACTGGCGGCCTCGCGCGGCAGACGGCGGGTGGCGTCCAGGGCCTCGGCCTCGGCCTCGCGGGGATGGCCGGCCGCGATCAGCAGACGGGCCAGACGCAGGCGCAAGGCGCCGTCCTTGGGGGCGAGGCGCACCGCCGCCCGGGCATGATCAATGGCGCCGGCCAGATCGCCCTTGCGGGCCAGCAGCATCGCCAGATTGCCGCGGTGGGTGGCGTTATCGGGGTCGAGCCGGACCGCCTGACCCAGCGCCTTCACCGCCGCTTCGGCCTGACCGGCGGCGAACAGGCATTCGGCCATTTCGGCTTGGAGAACGGCCGCGCCCGGGGTGGCGGCCAGGGCCGCGCGATAGCGGGCGATCGCCTCGCCTAGGCGCCCCTGACGGCGCAAGGCGCGCGCCGCCGCGTGATGGCCCTGCATGGATGGGTCCTTTTTCCGCCAATTTCGCCCCCGTCTATAGCATGGGTTAATCCCCCAGGGGAAAGCCGGCGCGCCGCGAGACGGTGCGCAGGCTGAAGGCCGAGCGGATGCGGGCGACGCCGGGCAGGCGGGTGAGATAGATCTTGTGGATGCGTTCGAAATCAAGGGTGTCGGCGGCGACGAAGCGCAGCAGGTAATCGGCGCTGCCCGACATCAGGTGGCATTCCATGACCTCCGGGCAGACTCGGACCGCCGCCTCGAAGGCCGATAAACTGGCCTCCGACTGGCTGGCCAGGGTGATCTCAACGAAAATCGAGGCCGGTTTGCCAAGGGCGATCTGATCGAGCACCGCCGTATAACCGCCGATCACCCCCTCGTCTTCCAGCCGCTTCACCCGCCGCAGGCAGGCCGAAGCCGATAGGCCGATGCGCTCGGCAAGCTCGGTGTTGGTGATGCGGCCGTCGCATTGTAAGGCCCGCAGAATCTTACGATCTAGCGTATCGAGGGCGACCATTGGCACGATCCACGAAAATTCGGACGATTTCCGCCTGAATGTTGTGCATAGGCGCATAGGCCCTGGTCGTTTCGCAAGCACATTTCACCGAATCCGGCGCAGAGTTTTGATCTCTCGTCACCATCCCCCGCCGCGCGGGCCTTGAAGGATTGTCGCATGCGTATCGGTGTTCCCAAGGAAATCAAGAATCACGAATACCGGGTCGGCCTGACCCCCAATAGCGTTCATGAATTCGTCGACCACGGTCACGCCGTGGTGGTGGAAAGCGGCGCTGGCCTGGGCATCGGCTCGACCGACGCCGATTACATCAAGGCCGGCGCCACCATCGCTGCGACGGCGGCCGAGGTGTTCGCCGGCGCCGAGATGGTGATCAAGGTCAAGGAGCCCCAGGCGGTTGAATGCGCCATGCTGCGCCCCGGCCAGATCCTTTACACCTATCTGCACCTCGCCCCCGATCCCGAGCAGACCCGCGCCCTGATCGCCTCGGGCGCCACCTGCATCGCCTATGAGACGGTGACCGACGCCAAGGGCGGCCTGCCGCTGCTGGCGCCGATGTCCCAGGTGGCCGGTCGCATGGCGATCCAGGCCGGCGCCCATTGCCTGGAAAAGGCCCATGGCGGCGAAGGCGTGCTGTTGGGCGGCGTGCCCGGGGTCGCCCCGGCCAAGGTGGCGATCATCGGCGGCGGCGTGGTCGGCGAGAACGCCGCGCAGATCGCCCTGGGCATCGGCGCCGAGGTCACGGTGCTTGATCGCTCGCTCGACGCCCTCGCCCGGCTGTCGGCGCGCTTTGGCGCCGGCCTCAAGACCGTCTATTCAACCCGGGCGGCGCTGGAGCAAACGGTGCTCGAGTCCGATCTGGTGATCGGCGCGGTGCTGGTGAAGGGCGCCGCTACCCCCAAGCTGGTGACTCGCGCCATGCTGGGCCGCATGCGCCCCGGCGCGGTGCTGGTCGATGTGGCGATCGATCAGGGCGGCTGCTTCGAGACATCAAAGGCGACCACCCACGACGCGCCGACCTATGTCGTCGATGGCGTGGTTCATTACTGCGTGGCCAATATGCCCGGCGCCGTCGCCCGCACCTCGACCTATGCGCTCACCAACGCCACCCTGCCCTATGGTCTGGCGATCGCCACCAAGGGCTGGAAGGCGGCGCTGGCCGATGATCCCGGCTTGCTCGAAGGGCTGAACGTCCACGCCGGCAAGGTCACCTGCGCCCCGGTCGCCGCCGAATTGGGTTATGAGCACACCCCGGCGGCGTCGGTGCTGGGCGCGTAACCCGGCTAAGATCCGGGCGGGGGGATGGGCGCGCCTGGGACGGCGGCCCTCAGGGCGTTTTGCCGGGCGCCGTTTGGTCAAGCGCCACGTCCATCCCCCGCGCCTCCACCGCCTCGGTGACCTGATCGGCCAACCGCAGGGCGCGGATGATCATCGGCACTGCCAGGGCGAACCACGCCCTTTCGCGGCCGCGCGCCGCCATCGCCTCGCGGGTCTCCTTGGCCAGCCCCATCAGCACCGGGATGAAGCGGATGGCCAGGGTTAGGGCGAAGGACACGACCTCGGGACGCAGGCCGAAGCGGGCGAAGGGTTTGAGCGGTCCTTCGAGCGCCGCCATCATCGCCGAAAGCGAGGTGGTATAGGTGACCAGCGAGGCGGCCAGCACCAGGGCGACCAGCCGGGCCGAAACCGCCACCGCCTCGGCCCAGCCGGCCAGCCACCATTGGCTGGCGGCGATCAGCACCAGGAAGAAAGCCAGGGCGCGCAGTTGACCGACCGCCCGCCGCCAGCCCAGGCCGCAGGCCGGATAGACCAGAAAGATCGCCAGGGCCAGCCCGCACAGCGCCCAGGGATTGTTCACGGGAAACAGCACGGTGCCGAGCACCGCCAGCCCCAGCAGCTTCGCCCCGGCGGGCAGGCGATGAAGGATCGATCGCCCGGGAACATAAAGGGCGGCGATCATCCGCCGTCCCGCGCGCTGATCAGGGTTTCATAGAAGGCGCGGGCCTGGGCCGGCGGGCCGTCATGGACGATCCGGCCGCCATCGATGACCAGCACCCGGTCATAGGCGGCCAGCAGGTCGAGGTCGTGGGTGGCCAGCACCACCCGCTGCGCCAGTCCGGCGACCAGGCGGGCGAACATCCTGCGACCGGCGAGATCAAGCATGGTCGTCGGCTCGTCCATCACCAGGATCTCGGGATCAAGCGCCATCACCCCGGCCAGGGCGAGGCGCTGCTTCTCGCCGCCCGAGAGCATATAGGCCGGGCGGTCGTCAAAGCCGGCCAGACCGAAGCGGGCCAGGGCGGCGGCCACCCGGCGGGCGACCTCGGCCTTGTCGAGCTTCAGGCCCTTGAGGCCAAAGGCGATGTCCTCGGCCGGGGTCGGCATGACGATCTGGGCGTCGGGGTGCTGGAACAGGAAGCCGACCTTGCGCCGCACCGCCCGCACCTCTTTGGCGACACTCATCCCATCGACCTCCACCGTGCCGGCGGCGGGCTTGGCAAGGCCGTTGATCAGGCGGATCAGCGTGCTTTTGCCCGCGCCGTTGGCGCCGATGATCCCGACCCGGGCTTCCTTCAGGGTCAGGGTCAGATCGTGCAGGATCGGCCGGCCGTCCTCGGCCTCGACCCGCACGCCGGTGAAGACGATGGTCTGGGTCATTCCGCGGTGTCTGGCTGGACCGCGACCTCAAGCAGGCTGGTGAAGCAGCCTTCCATCACCGGGCCGGCCTCGACCAGATCGCTGTAAAGGCTGACATTGGCGACAACGACCTCGCGCCCGGTGCCGGCGGGGCGGCGGCGGCTCTCGCGGGCTTCCAGGCGCAGGCGGCTGCCCACCGGCGCCGGGCGCAGGAAGCGCACCCGCTCATAGGAACGCTGCCAGCTGCGCGTGCCCTCGGGATAGCCCAGGGCCTTGCCCAGGCCGCCAACCGCCAGACTGAGCAGCAGGGCGCCGGGCAAGACGGTATCGCCGCCGGCCAGCCCCTCGGCCTCGGCGCGGGCGGGGTCGATGTGGATCCACTGGTCATCGCCGGTCAGCGCGCAAAAGGCGTCGGCGGTGGCCTGGGGGATCGGCTGGTCAAGGGGGGCGGTGGTCGAAGAAAGGGTCACAGTTTGGCCTCGATCGCATTCCAAAGGTCGGCTTCCAGGCAAACCCCGTCGAAACGGTCGATTTCCTGGATGCCCGTGGGAGAGGTGACGTTGATTTCGGTCAGCCAGTCGCCGATAACGTCGATACCGACGAACAGCAGGCCCTTTTCGCGCAGAATCGGGCCGATGGCTTCACAGATTTCCAGATCGCGGGCGGTCAGCGGCGTTTTTTCCGGACGACCGCCGATATGCATGTTCGACCGCGCCTCGCCGGCGGCGGGCACGCGGTTGACGGCGCCGGCCGCCTTGCCGTCGATCAGGATCACCCGCTTGTCGCCCTGGCGGATTTCGGGCAGGTAGCGCTGGACCATGACCGGCTCGCGCGAGCGTTGGGCGAACATTTCAAGCAAGGCATTGAGGTTTTCGTCGCCCGGAGCGATGTGGAACACCCCGGCGCCGCCGTTACCATACAGGGGTTTGACGATGATATCGCCCCATTCGGCGCGGAAGGCGGCGATCGCGGCCCGATCAAGGGTGATCAGGGTTGGCGGCATCAACTCGGGGAAGCGGGTGACGAACAGCTTTTCCGGGGCGTTGCGCACCTCGGTCGGATCATTGACCACCAGGGTTTTGGGGTGGATGTGATCAAGCAGATGGGTGGCGGTGATATAGGCCATATCAAAAGGCGGATCCTGGCGCATCAGCACCACTTCGACATCGGACCCCAGGTCGATGGTTTCGGGCGCGCCAAAGGAAAAGTGGTGGCCCGCCTCGCGGCGCACGCTCAAAGGATGGGCCTTCGCCGTCACCCTGCCATCGCGGAACACCAGATCCTGGGCCAGATAATGCCACAGCCGATGGCCGCGCGCCTGGGCTTCCAGGGCAAGGGCGAAGGTGCTGTCGCCGTTGATATCAATCGCCGCCATGGGATCCATCTGGATCGCCACGCGGAGGGTAGTCGAAGACTGGGTCATAGGCGTTCCTGGCCCCGGGGAGGAAGAAAAGTCAGCCGAAGATAGGCACAACCCCACGCCCGCGCCATCCCCCAGCGCAAAAGAGCCCAAGGCGGGGCTGCTTGATCAACCGACGCAGGGCACATCTTTTTTCCTGTGATGTCATTCACGTTGATATTCACCATCGGCAAGGCCGCCGGAGTTTCACGGCGAAGGGTCGGCTTTCAGGCGGGTGTGGTCGGCGATTTTGCGGATGTGGGGCAGGGCGCGGGCATAGGCCAGAACCCGGTCGCGTTCGCGGGCGTCCTGGGCGATGCCCATGATGTGAAGGGTGTCGCCGACGACATCGACGGTGTAGTTCACCGCCTGGATCTCGCTGTCCAACAGCAAATCGGTGTCCATGCGGTTGGCCAGCCAAACGTCGCGGGCCAAATCGACGCCATCCTGGCCGGTGGGCATGGTCAGATCGTTGACGACGGCGCGCACGCCCTTGACCGTCCAGGTCAGGCGGACGGCCTCGATCCTGTCTGCGGGCTTGGCGACCTCGCCGGTCAGCAGCACCTTGCCCTCGCGTACGGTGGTATAGACATTTCGGTAAACCGCCGGGCCGGCTTGACCGAATTTGGCGTTGATCGCCAGCGCGATGGCGGTGTCATCGACCGCCTGGGAAAAGCCGCGCTCCTCGGTGGCCATGGTCGCCACCTTGGCCCCGGCGCCGATGGCCATGCCCACAGGCGAGCAGGCGCCGGGCAACCCCGCCAGAAGGAGAAGAACCGCCCACGGCCAGGGCCGGCGGCGGGCTGGGCAAACCCTTGCGTCAGACGCGGCGCATGGGACCATTCCTGGCCTTTCGTTCGGGGAGGGAGGGTTTACAAGCCGAGTCGCCAGGCGTCCTTGAGATGTCTGGGCCAAGCCCAGGGCGCGATCACCATCACATCAAACCGCGCCTGCCCCTTCTCTGGCAAGGGAAAGCGGCCAAGGAAGGCCTCGGCGCCCCGGGTGATGCGGATCCTTTGGCGCGGGGTGATCGCCTCCAGGGCGCGGGCCGCCTCGGCCCGGGCCTTGACCTCGATGAAGGCGACCAACCGGCCCCGGCGGGCGATGATATCAACCTCGCCGGCCCCGGTTCCCCGGCCGCTGCGGAAGCGGCGGGCAAGGATGCGCCAGCCGTGCAGGCGCAGCCACCATACGCACAGGCTTTCGGCCCAGCGCCCCCGGCGTTCCCCCTGGCGCCGCGACCGCCTCACCGCTCCCCCGGCCTTTCGCGATCTTCGGCATCGGCCTTGCCGGCCAGCTCCAGGGCGCGTCGATAGAGCGCGCGGCGGGCGACGCCGCTTTCCGCCGCCAGACGCTCGGCGGCCGAGCGCACGCTTTCGCCGGCATCCAGCAACTGGCGCAGGCGGTCGTCCAGAACCCCGGCCGAGGGCGGGGCGGCGGCATCGGGCGGGGCGATGACGATCACCGCCTCGCCCTTGGGCGGGCCGGCCTCGGCGTAATGGGCGGCGAGGGTATCAAGGGTGCCGCGCCGTACCTCCTCGTGCAGCTTGGTCAATTCGCGGCAGACGGCGGCCTCGCGGTCGCCCAAGGCCTTGGCCAGGGCGGCCAGGGTGCGATCAAGGCGCGATACCCCCTCGAACAGCACCAGGGTCGCCCGCACCTCGGCCAACTCGGCGCAGAAGGTGCCAAGTTTGCCGGGCTTGGGCGGCGGGAAGCCGACGAACTGGAAGCGGTCGGTGGGCAGGCCGGCCAGGGCGAGGGCCGTCAGCACCGCCGAGGGGCCGGGAACGGCGGTGACGCGGATTCCCGCCTCGTGGCAGGCCCGCACCAGCCGATAGCCGGG
The DNA window shown above is from Rhodospirillum rubrum ATCC 11170 and carries:
- a CDS encoding YraN family protein, translating into MRRSRRQGERRGRWAESLCVWWLRLHGWRILARRFRSGRGTGAGEVDIIARRGRLVAFIEVKARAEAARALEAITPRQRIRITRGAEAFLGRFPLPEKGQARFDVMVIAPWAWPRHLKDAWRLGL
- the rsmI gene encoding 16S rRNA (cytidine(1402)-2'-O)-methyltransferase, yielding MAPGLHLVGTPIGNMGDISARAIDALAGADLVACEDTRVTGGLLHRLGVSAKLTPYHEHNADAARPALLAKLAEGAAIVLVSDAGMPLVSDPGYRLVRACHEAGIRVTAVPGPSAVLTALALAGLPTDRFQFVGFPPPKPGKLGTFCAELAEVRATLVLFEGVSRLDRTLAALAKALGDREAAVCRELTKLHEEVRRGTLDTLAAHYAEAGPPKGEAVIVIAPPDAAAPPSAGVLDDRLRQLLDAGESVRSAAERLAAESGVARRALYRRALELAGKADAEDRERPGER
- a CDS encoding BON domain-containing protein, with protein sequence MAIGAGAKVATMATEERGFSQAVDDTAIALAINAKFGQAGPAVYRNVYTTVREGKVLLTGEVAKPADRIEAVRLTWTVKGVRAVVNDLTMPTGQDGVDLARDVWLANRMDTDLLLDSEIQAVNYTVDVVGDTLHIMGIAQDARERDRVLAYARALPHIRKIADHTRLKADPSP